A stretch of the Crocinitomicaceae bacterium genome encodes the following:
- a CDS encoding gluconate 2-dehydrogenase subunit 3 family protein encodes MSNPSKNKLADTLFEWQTNRREIIRAGLIAGTLSQISFLEACTSSLQFNGNKIFTARQEGILKFAMEVLFPADGNGPSCSDINAFDYITWVQTDEGAYEKNKTILTEGMEELDNFSKKIIEEEFSNGTPEQQTQIIATFIETENGNEWCSVVLTYILEALLLDPIYGANANEAGWKWLQHTPGLPRANEETRYDQIMQTVRKDHTNL; translated from the coding sequence GTGAGTAATCCGTCAAAGAATAAACTTGCTGATACCTTGTTTGAGTGGCAAACTAATCGTCGTGAAATTATTCGCGCAGGTTTGATTGCAGGAACCCTATCTCAAATTAGTTTTTTAGAAGCCTGCACTTCATCTCTTCAATTCAATGGCAATAAAATTTTTACCGCAAGGCAAGAAGGTATTTTGAAATTTGCCATGGAAGTATTATTCCCTGCTGACGGTAACGGTCCAAGCTGCTCAGACATAAACGCATTTGATTATATCACCTGGGTTCAAACTGATGAAGGTGCCTATGAAAAAAATAAAACCATTCTCACTGAAGGCATGGAAGAATTGGATAATTTTTCAAAAAAAATTATTGAGGAAGAGTTCTCAAATGGAACCCCTGAACAGCAAACACAAATCATAGCAACATTTATTGAAACTGAAAACGGAAACGAATGGTGTTCTGTTGTGCTGACATATATTTTAGAAGCCTTATTGCTTGATCCTATCTATGGAGCAAATGCAAATGAAGCAGGATGGAAATGGCTACAACACACCCCCGGTTTGCCAAGAGCAAACGAAGAAACCCGTTATGATCAGATCATGCAAACTGTTCGTAAAGACCATACCAACCTATGA
- a CDS encoding GIY-YIG nuclease family protein, giving the protein MYTTYILYSEIKNKYYIGSTGDELHERIRRHNSNHHGFTGGTGDWILIYHESFNSVQYARQRELQIKKWKSRKMIEKLISQ; this is encoded by the coding sequence ATGTATACTACCTATATTCTATACTCTGAAATCAAAAACAAATATTACATCGGATCAACTGGTGACGAATTGCATGAACGAATAAGAAGACATAATTCAAATCATCATGGATTCACTGGTGGAACAGGTGATTGGATATTGATTTACCATGAATCCTTCAATTCTGTGCAATACGCCCGACAAAGAGAACTACAAATCAAAAAGTGGAAGTCCAGAAAAATGATTGAAAAATTAATTTCTCAATAG
- a CDS encoding T9SS type A sorting domain-containing protein: MAIATTGWNQCSITGLNSPTCVNGTAQTPVVSGGTLVGPGVSGGSFDPLVAGVGTHTLFVVDPMYAPNLYTIDQTGTYSPMPGPIAGTSVSLGDDQVTGVLPIGFTFNFFGVDYTDFYISSNGFIGFSAGMSNGCCSGQTIPTLGNPDNMIAFAWEDIHPGLGGSVRYLTTGTAPNQKLIVEFYNVQHYGGGNAITTQVHLYETTNVIEIHTTSMPSDGGTHTMGIENFNGSTGYAVTGRNAASWSISNDYVAFIPTYCATANITVTTAVTANLGTDFSLCPGETAYVSPAFGMATYLWNDLSTDDSLAISGGGQYYVDIVDGGGCTDSDTINVTVASITNLTSPLAMCEGDAPVTLYAVPITNPSPNDASQGVWSGVGVISGGLNIDTVKIMDAPGAGLEDTLTWGGDLCTEGIIGGTMFNSTAFSLQNTATMIDSIRFTFAHTSCDAAYSWNIYVNGVLVETIAGQYPNTCSCTPVAGSNIEYITATDPAIQTNWNFGGTNTISIEYTAFSGNFAGVFAQVYNQGNIFDPVVAGVGVHLVTYDICTLSETFEMHVMGTPVINAMNSAYLCNGHDVTLSSDIAPGMGYSSWSTTETTDSIIVSTPGTYTLTNTLCGTSNSIDVFTSPDVLISSTSTDELLGNDGTIDLTVSGGTPGFTFDWDNGSTTEDLSGLAGGTYIVTVTDMNGCYDTLEVVVSSQVGINEADADFGFTIYPNPSNGLVQLTVESAENHNNVAVEILNSAGQVVYFKTMNITAGNNSNEIDLTNLADGMYLVKIQVGEKIYYTKVALN, encoded by the coding sequence GTGGCAATTGCTACAACTGGTTGGAATCAATGTTCAATTACCGGGCTTAACAGTCCTACCTGTGTGAATGGCACAGCTCAAACACCTGTTGTTAGCGGCGGCACATTAGTTGGTCCAGGAGTATCTGGTGGCAGCTTTGATCCTTTAGTTGCCGGAGTTGGTACTCATACACTTTTTGTTGTTGACCCAATGTACGCACCAAATTTATATACCATTGATCAAACCGGAACATACAGTCCAATGCCTGGACCAATTGCGGGAACATCAGTTTCGTTAGGAGATGATCAAGTCACTGGTGTTTTACCAATTGGTTTTACATTCAACTTTTTTGGTGTTGATTATACTGATTTTTATATTTCATCTAATGGATTTATTGGATTCAGTGCGGGCATGTCAAATGGATGTTGCTCTGGTCAAACTATTCCTACATTAGGTAATCCTGACAACATGATTGCATTTGCATGGGAAGACATACATCCAGGATTAGGTGGTTCAGTTAGATATCTTACCACGGGTACAGCGCCAAACCAAAAATTGATTGTTGAATTTTACAATGTTCAACACTATGGCGGTGGAAATGCAATAACTACTCAAGTACATTTGTATGAAACAACCAACGTGATTGAAATTCACACAACCTCTATGCCTTCTGATGGAGGAACTCACACCATGGGTATTGAGAATTTCAATGGGTCAACTGGATATGCAGTGACAGGCAGAAATGCTGCAAGTTGGTCAATTTCTAATGACTATGTTGCTTTCATTCCAACCTATTGTGCTACTGCAAACATTACTGTTACCACTGCAGTAACAGCAAATCTTGGAACAGATTTTTCTCTTTGTCCCGGTGAAACTGCTTATGTGTCGCCGGCATTTGGTATGGCAACTTATTTATGGAATGATTTATCTACTGATGATTCTTTAGCTATTTCAGGTGGAGGACAATATTACGTTGACATTGTTGATGGAGGCGGATGCACTGATTCAGATACCATCAATGTTACTGTAGCATCTATTACAAACTTAACTTCTCCACTTGCCATGTGCGAAGGTGATGCGCCAGTTACGCTCTATGCTGTGCCTATTACTAATCCAAGTCCTAATGATGCAAGTCAAGGAGTTTGGTCCGGTGTTGGAGTAATTAGCGGAGGTCTCAACATTGATACCGTGAAAATAATGGATGCACCGGGCGCAGGTCTTGAAGATACATTAACCTGGGGTGGTGACTTATGCACTGAAGGCATTATTGGTGGTACTATGTTTAACTCAACTGCTTTTAGTTTACAAAATACCGCAACGATGATTGATAGTATCAGATTCACCTTTGCCCATACATCTTGTGATGCCGCATATAGCTGGAATATTTACGTAAACGGAGTTTTAGTTGAAACCATTGCCGGACAATATCCAAATACTTGTTCTTGTACTCCGGTAGCAGGTTCAAATATTGAATACATTACTGCTACTGATCCTGCAATACAAACAAACTGGAACTTTGGAGGAACAAATACTATATCAATTGAATACACTGCTTTTTCAGGAAACTTTGCCGGCGTATTTGCACAGGTTTATAATCAAGGAAATATCTTTGATCCCGTAGTTGCTGGTGTAGGTGTACATTTAGTTACTTATGATATTTGTACACTATCTGAAACATTTGAAATGCATGTAATGGGAACTCCAGTAATTAACGCAATGAATTCTGCATACTTGTGCAACGGTCATGATGTGACACTATCTTCAGACATTGCGCCTGGTATGGGATATTCATCTTGGAGTACTACTGAAACAACTGATTCAATTATAGTTTCAACACCAGGAACATATACCCTGACAAATACCTTGTGCGGAACCAGCAATTCAATTGATGTATTTACTTCTCCTGATGTACTCATTTCATCTACTTCTACAGATGAACTTTTAGGAAATGATGGAACAATTGATCTAACTGTATCAGGCGGAACTCCGGGATTCACATTTGACTGGGACAATGGAAGTACTACTGAAGATTTATCAGGATTGGCTGGGGGTACATACATTGTTACTGTAACAGATATGAACGGATGTTATGACACTCTTGAAGTGGTTGTTTCATCTCAAGTTGGGATTAATGAAGCAGATGCTGATTTCGGATTCACAATTTATCCAAACCCTTCAAATGGCTTGGTACAATTAACTGTTGAATCTGCCGAAAATCATAACAATGTTGCAGTAGAAATATTGAATTCTGCCGGACAAGTTGTGTATTTTAAAACGATGAATATCACAGCCGGAAATAATTCAAACGAAATTGATTTGACAAATCTTGCTGACGGTATGTACTTAGTAAAAATTCAAGTTGGTGAAAAAATATATTACACCAAAGTTGCATTGAACTAA
- a CDS encoding GIY-YIG nuclease family protein has translation MYTTYILYSEIKNKYYIGSTGDELHERIRRHNSNHHGFTGGTGDWILIYHESFNSVQYARQRELQIKKWKSRKMIEKLISQ, from the coding sequence ATGTATACTACCTATATTCTATACTCCGAAATCAAAAACAAATATTACATCGGATCAACTGGTGACGAATTGCATGAACGAATAAGAAGACATAATTCAAATCATCATGGATTCACCGGTGGAACAGGTGATTGGATATTGATTTACCATGAATCCTTCAATTCTGTGCAATACGCCCGACAAAGAGAACTACAAATCAAAAAGTGGAAGTCCAGAAAAATGATTGAAAAATTAATTTCTCAATAG
- a CDS encoding GMC family oxidoreductase, with the protein MKYDVCIIGSGAGAGPVIYELALAGFDVLVLEKGPWFKTEHFTKDEMTATRRAIYTPAFKDEFHVLETQNANGEWTAMPTHESRRDFWNGSAVGGSSNFMSAYFHRMKPNDFILATTFEKIEGSNIENWPITYDELEPYYTKVEQVVGVSGKVIQHKFLEPRSSEDFIFPPLETNKIADWFSAAALKKGYEMIPAPRGIISQPHEDRNACYLSNYCGSFGCSSDGKSSSRAALINPALKTGRVQVMADSKVFHLETDSENRIVKAWYYTLNGEKKSAEAKLFVVAAQAIETCRLLLMSKNPSCPNGLSNNSGQVGKNLLFSAIGTGSGNIQFEDFATEKIAEINNPMTFVNRAIQQFYEINQPGTGKKIKGGTIDFLLEHSNPMPKSIRLKKEDGKLVYGSAFKRKLQVYFTEQKRVRFEVFCDWIPHDDCYVALDSEYKDKWGDPVARVRLGYHPANREPGNFLVEIGKEILTEMGAKNVSGGTTSSPPENLQAGGCRFGNDPKKSVLDKNCKSHEVPNLYITDGSFMPTGGSVPYTFTIYANAFRVAEKIKLHLQNIH; encoded by the coding sequence ATGAAATACGATGTATGTATCATAGGCAGTGGCGCAGGTGCCGGACCAGTCATTTACGAACTTGCCCTTGCAGGTTTTGATGTATTAGTACTTGAAAAAGGTCCTTGGTTTAAGACAGAACATTTTACCAAAGATGAAATGACGGCTACCCGACGCGCCATTTACACGCCCGCTTTTAAAGATGAATTTCACGTATTAGAAACACAAAACGCCAATGGTGAATGGACCGCAATGCCCACTCATGAAAGTCGTCGTGATTTTTGGAATGGATCAGCCGTGGGAGGATCATCCAATTTTATGAGCGCCTACTTTCATCGCATGAAACCCAATGATTTTATATTGGCCACAACATTTGAAAAAATTGAAGGAAGCAATATAGAAAACTGGCCAATCACGTATGATGAACTGGAGCCATATTACACCAAAGTTGAACAAGTGGTAGGCGTTTCAGGCAAAGTAATTCAGCACAAATTTTTAGAACCACGCAGCAGTGAAGACTTTATTTTTCCTCCGCTTGAAACAAATAAAATTGCTGATTGGTTTTCTGCCGCGGCATTAAAAAAAGGATACGAAATGATACCGGCGCCAAGAGGCATTATTTCTCAACCGCATGAAGATCGGAATGCATGTTATCTATCAAATTACTGCGGAAGTTTCGGATGTTCGTCAGATGGCAAAAGCAGTTCGCGTGCTGCACTTATTAATCCTGCACTTAAAACGGGGCGTGTTCAGGTTATGGCTGATTCAAAAGTTTTTCACTTGGAAACTGATTCAGAAAACCGAATTGTAAAAGCGTGGTATTACACGTTGAATGGAGAAAAAAAATCAGCTGAAGCAAAACTATTTGTTGTGGCGGCCCAGGCAATAGAAACGTGTCGCCTTTTGCTGATGAGTAAAAACCCATCTTGCCCAAATGGCCTATCAAACAACAGCGGACAAGTTGGAAAAAATTTACTTTTCTCAGCCATTGGCACAGGTAGTGGCAATATTCAATTTGAAGATTTTGCAACTGAAAAAATTGCTGAAATAAATAATCCAATGACTTTTGTAAACAGAGCCATTCAGCAGTTTTATGAAATTAATCAACCAGGAACAGGAAAAAAAATAAAAGGTGGCACGATTGATTTTTTACTTGAACACTCCAACCCAATGCCAAAATCCATTCGACTGAAAAAAGAAGACGGAAAATTAGTGTATGGTTCAGCATTCAAGCGCAAACTTCAGGTTTATTTCACAGAACAAAAACGCGTGCGGTTTGAAGTATTTTGTGATTGGATACCACATGATGATTGTTATGTTGCACTTGATTCTGAATATAAAGATAAATGGGGAGATCCGGTCGCACGAGTGCGGTTAGGATATCATCCGGCAAATCGTGAACCAGGTAATTTTTTAGTAGAAATTGGAAAAGAAATACTCACTGAAATGGGTGCAAAAAATGTGAGCGGTGGAACAACATCATCACCACCTGAAAATTTGCAGGCAGGAGGTTGTCGCTTTGGCAATGATCCAAAAAAATCAGTGTTGGATAAGAATTGTAAATCACATGAAGTGCCTAATCTCTATATAACGGATGGAAGTTTTATGCCAACGGGCGGCAGCGTACCGTACACCTTTACAATATATGCCAATGCGTTTAGGGTGGCTGAGAAAATAAAATTACATTTACAAAATATTCATTGA